One Meleagris gallopavo isolate NT-WF06-2002-E0010 breed Aviagen turkey brand Nicholas breeding stock chromosome 11, Turkey_5.1, whole genome shotgun sequence genomic region harbors:
- the ECE2 gene encoding endothelin-converting enzyme 2 isoform X1 → MPDYKHATLQEDEGPEPAEDGSASPDSVEVGFRKGTGPLLSRLASRSQLELVLCTVAITLALLLGITIVALAIQYSRDPSHTMCLTDACIRVASKILEALDTDTDPCQDFYQYSCGGWIKRNPLPNGRSKWSTFNSIWDQNQAIMKHLLENSSFNSSSEAERKTQRYYLSCLKEQRIEELGSQPLIELIDKIGGWNITGSWNQSSFMEVLKIVSGTYRAAPFFTVYVGADSKSSNSNIIQVDQSGLFLPSRDYYLNKTANEKVLTAYLDYMVELGMLLGGSKEPTRLQMQQILDFETLLANITVPQAERRDDEKIYHKMSIAELQVLAPAIDWLDYLSYALSPLELAETEPVVVYGDAYLQQVSELINSTDRSILNNYLIWNLVQKTASNLDQRFETAQERLLETLYGTRKSCTPRWQTCISNTDDTLGFALGSLFVKATFDRDSKAIAEEMISEIRTAFEVSLEQLDWMDEKTRQAAKEKADAIYDMIGFPDFILDNKELDDVYDGYEVSEDSFFQNMLNFYNFSAKVMADQLRKPPNRDQWSMTPQTVNAYYLPTKNGIVFPAGILQAPFYAHNHPKALNFGGIGVVMGHELTHAFDDQGREYDKEGNLRPWWQNSSLEAFKNHTACMTEQYGRYTVHRENVNGRQTLGENIADNGGLKAAYNAYKFWLQKNGEEKQLPALGLTNHQLFFVGFAQVWCSVRTPESSHEGLVTDPHSPDKYRVIGTLSNSRDFVQHFGCPLGSPMNPGKHCEVW, encoded by the exons ATGCCTGACTACAAGCATGCCACACTGCAGGAGGATGAGGGGCCGGAGCCAGCAGAGGATGGCAGCGCTTCCCCTGACAGCGTGGAG GTGGGGTTCCGGAAGGGGACGGGGCCGCTGCTGAGCCGCCTGGCCTCGCGCTCCCAGCTGGAGTTGGTGCTCTGCACCGTCGCCATCACGCTGGCTCTGCTGCTCGGCATCACCATTGTGGCTCTGGCCATCCAATACAGCAGAG ATCCCTCCCACACCATGTGCCTGACGGATGCCTGCATCCGGGTGGCCAGCAAGATCCTGGAGGCCCTGGATACGGACACTGACCCCTGCCAGGACTTCTACCAGTACTCGTGTGGGGGCTGGATCAAAAGGAACCCACTGCCCAATGGGCGCTCCAAGTGGAGCACCTTCAACAGCATCTGGGACCAGAACCAGGCCATCATGAAGCACCTCCTTG AGAACTCCAGCTTCAACTCCAGCAGCGAAGCAGAGAGGAAGACGCAGCGCTACTACCTGTCCTGCCTCAAGGAGCAGAGAATTGAGGAGCTGGGCTCCCAGCCCCTCATAGAGCTCATTGACAAG ATCGGTGGATGGAACATCACTGGCTCCTGGAACCAGAGCAGCTTCATGGAGGTGCTGAAGATAGTGTCAGGCACCTACCGAGCAGCCCCGTTCTTCACCGTCTATGTGGGTGCAGACTCCAAGAGCTCCAACAGCAACATCATCCAG GTGGACCAGTCAGGGCTTTTCCTTCCATCTCGGGATTACTACCTGAACAAGACTGCCAATGAGAAG GTCCTGACTGCATACCTGGACTACATGGTGGagctgggcatgctgctggggGGGTCCAAGGAGCCCACCCGCCTGCAGATGCAGCAGATACTGGACTTTGAGACGCTGCTGGCCAATATCACCGTGCCACAGGCTGAGCGGCGGGATGACGAGAAGATCTACCACAAGATGAGCATCGCTGAGCTGCAG GTCCTTGCCCCTGCCATCGACTGGCTGGATTACCTTTCCTATGCACTGTCCCCACTGGAGCTGGCTGAGACGGAGCCCGTGGTGGTGTATGGGGACGCCTACCTCCAGCAGGTCTCTGAGCTCATCAACAGCACCGACAGGAg CATCCTGAACAACTACCTGATCTGGAATCTGGTGCAGAAAACAGCCTCCAACCTGGACCAGCGCTTTGAGACAGCCCAGGAGAGGCTTCTGGAGACACTCTATGGCACCAGGAAG TCCTGCACACCTCGCTGGCAGACCTGTATCTCGAACACAGATGACACACTGGGCTTCGCCCTGGGCTCCCTCTTCGTCAAAGCCACCTTTGACCGGGACAGCAAGGCCATT gCAGAGGAGATGATCAGCGAGATCCGGACAGCCTTTGAGGTATCCCTGGAACAGCTGGACTGGATGGATGAGAAGACCAGGCAGGCTGCCAAGGAGAAG GCAGATGCCATCTATGACATGATCGGCTTCCCAGACTTCATCCTGGACAACAAAGAGCTGGATGATGTCTATGATGGG TACGAGGTCTCAGAGGACTCCTTCTTCCAGAACATGCTCAACTTCTACAACTTCTCTGCCAAAGTGATGGCTGACCAGCTGCGGAAACCTCCCAACCGTGATCA ATGGAGCATGACCCCACAGACCGTCAATGCCTACTATCTGCCCACCAAGAACGGCATCGTCTTTCCCGCTGGCATCCTGCAGGCACCGTTCTACGCCCACAACCACCCCAA AGCCCTCAATTTCGGTGGTATTGGCGTGGTGATGGGGCACGAGCTGACCCACGCCTTTGATGACCAAG GCCGCGAGTACGACAAGGAAGGCAACCTGCGGCCCTGGTGGCAGAACTCCTCGCTGGAAGCCTTCAAGAACCACACGGCCTGCATGACAGAGCAGTACGGCCGCTACACCGTGCACCGCGAGAACGTCAACGGCCGCCAGACGCTGGGAGAGAACATCGCCGACAACGGCGGGCTGAAGGCGGCCTACAAC GCGTACAAATTCTGGCTGCAGAAGAACGGAGAGGagaagcagctcccagccctggggCTCACCAACCACCAGCTCTTCTTCGTGGGCTTTGCACAG GTGTGGTGCTCGGTGCGGACACCCGAGAGCTCCCACGAAGGGCTGGTGACCGACCCGCACAGCCCCGACAAGTACCGCGTCATCGGCACCCTCAGCAACTCGCGGGACTTCGTGCAGCACTTCGGCTGCCCGCTGGGCTCGCCCATGAACCCCGGCAAGCACTGTGAGGTGTGGTAG
- the ECE2 gene encoding endothelin-converting enzyme 2 isoform X2 has product MPDYKHATLQEDEGPEPAEDGSASPDSVEVGFRKGTGPLLSRLASRSQLELVLCTVAITLALLLGITIVALAIQYSRDPSHTMCLTDACIRVASKILEALDTDTDPCQDFYQYSCGGWIKRNPLPNGRSKWSTFNSIWDQNQAIMKHLLENSSFNSSSEAERKTQRYYLSCLKEQRIEELGSQPLIELIDKIGGWNITGSWNQSSFMEVLKIVSGTYRAAPFFTVYVGADSKSSNSNIIQVDQSGLFLPSRDYYLNKTANEKVLTAYLDYMVELGMLLGGSKEPTRLQMQQILDFETLLANITVPQAERRDDEKIYHKMSIAELQVLAPAIDWLDYLSYALSPLELAETEPVVVYGDAYLQQVSELINSTDRSILNNYLIWNLVQKTASNLDQRFETAQERLLETLYGTRKSCTPRWQTCISNTDDTLGFALGSLFVKATFDRDSKAIAEEMISEIRTAFEVSLEQLDWMDEKTRQAAKEKADAIYDMIGFPDFILDNKELDDVYDGYEVSEDSFFQNMLNFYNFSAKVMADQLRKPPNRDQWSMTPQTVNAYYLPTKNGIVFPAGILQAPFYAHNHPKALNFGGIGVVMGHELTHAFDDQGGTCRYLPPASLCSFRSIRLAASTTRKATCGPGGRTPRWKPSRTTRPA; this is encoded by the exons ATGCCTGACTACAAGCATGCCACACTGCAGGAGGATGAGGGGCCGGAGCCAGCAGAGGATGGCAGCGCTTCCCCTGACAGCGTGGAG GTGGGGTTCCGGAAGGGGACGGGGCCGCTGCTGAGCCGCCTGGCCTCGCGCTCCCAGCTGGAGTTGGTGCTCTGCACCGTCGCCATCACGCTGGCTCTGCTGCTCGGCATCACCATTGTGGCTCTGGCCATCCAATACAGCAGAG ATCCCTCCCACACCATGTGCCTGACGGATGCCTGCATCCGGGTGGCCAGCAAGATCCTGGAGGCCCTGGATACGGACACTGACCCCTGCCAGGACTTCTACCAGTACTCGTGTGGGGGCTGGATCAAAAGGAACCCACTGCCCAATGGGCGCTCCAAGTGGAGCACCTTCAACAGCATCTGGGACCAGAACCAGGCCATCATGAAGCACCTCCTTG AGAACTCCAGCTTCAACTCCAGCAGCGAAGCAGAGAGGAAGACGCAGCGCTACTACCTGTCCTGCCTCAAGGAGCAGAGAATTGAGGAGCTGGGCTCCCAGCCCCTCATAGAGCTCATTGACAAG ATCGGTGGATGGAACATCACTGGCTCCTGGAACCAGAGCAGCTTCATGGAGGTGCTGAAGATAGTGTCAGGCACCTACCGAGCAGCCCCGTTCTTCACCGTCTATGTGGGTGCAGACTCCAAGAGCTCCAACAGCAACATCATCCAG GTGGACCAGTCAGGGCTTTTCCTTCCATCTCGGGATTACTACCTGAACAAGACTGCCAATGAGAAG GTCCTGACTGCATACCTGGACTACATGGTGGagctgggcatgctgctggggGGGTCCAAGGAGCCCACCCGCCTGCAGATGCAGCAGATACTGGACTTTGAGACGCTGCTGGCCAATATCACCGTGCCACAGGCTGAGCGGCGGGATGACGAGAAGATCTACCACAAGATGAGCATCGCTGAGCTGCAG GTCCTTGCCCCTGCCATCGACTGGCTGGATTACCTTTCCTATGCACTGTCCCCACTGGAGCTGGCTGAGACGGAGCCCGTGGTGGTGTATGGGGACGCCTACCTCCAGCAGGTCTCTGAGCTCATCAACAGCACCGACAGGAg CATCCTGAACAACTACCTGATCTGGAATCTGGTGCAGAAAACAGCCTCCAACCTGGACCAGCGCTTTGAGACAGCCCAGGAGAGGCTTCTGGAGACACTCTATGGCACCAGGAAG TCCTGCACACCTCGCTGGCAGACCTGTATCTCGAACACAGATGACACACTGGGCTTCGCCCTGGGCTCCCTCTTCGTCAAAGCCACCTTTGACCGGGACAGCAAGGCCATT gCAGAGGAGATGATCAGCGAGATCCGGACAGCCTTTGAGGTATCCCTGGAACAGCTGGACTGGATGGATGAGAAGACCAGGCAGGCTGCCAAGGAGAAG GCAGATGCCATCTATGACATGATCGGCTTCCCAGACTTCATCCTGGACAACAAAGAGCTGGATGATGTCTATGATGGG TACGAGGTCTCAGAGGACTCCTTCTTCCAGAACATGCTCAACTTCTACAACTTCTCTGCCAAAGTGATGGCTGACCAGCTGCGGAAACCTCCCAACCGTGATCA ATGGAGCATGACCCCACAGACCGTCAATGCCTACTATCTGCCCACCAAGAACGGCATCGTCTTTCCCGCTGGCATCCTGCAGGCACCGTTCTACGCCCACAACCACCCCAA AGCCCTCAATTTCGGTGGTATTGGCGTGGTGATGGGGCACGAGCTGACCCACGCCTTTGATGACCAAG GTGGCACCTGCCGATATCTCCCCCCGgcttctctgtgcagctttcGCTCCATCCGCTTG GCCGCGAGTACGACAAGGAAGGCAACCTGCGGCCCTGGTGGCAGAACTCCTCGCTGGAAGCCTTCAAGAACCACACGGCCTGCATGA
- the LOC100543320 gene encoding mitochondrial ubiquitin ligase activator of nfkb 1-A-like: MDAPPITPVELLCLGSSLAFSGLFYYLYRKKARVVARIQEAPKLQVDDSLPALVSVADGRCLPYVALEGIVLPAKAALSSHYHGGMQGVIQKLLQKEHRLIWNSLARSWTESERVLSEQVYTVPFLLASPDAEAVTQVSVESPLRAVCLPLEMVYERFQQPAHGFRDLLGHYLSGEKPKGILETEEMLRVGAGLTGIGELALHPDGSLHLQPPAREGEYFLCLGDWQMVLAELESARGFWKGAAMLCAMVGLAVLLHTLCRAIRHKHQDKEPEVEEDSDEGLEDSCVVCLSRPRECVLLGCGHICCCFRCFQALPTRLCPICRGPIDRVVPLYQA; encoded by the exons ATGGATGCGCCGCCCATCACTCCCGTGGAGCTGCTGTGCCTGGGCTCCAGCCTCGCCTTCTCCGGCCTCTTCTACTACCTGTACAGGAAGAAAGCCCGAGTTGTGGCACGCATACAG GAGGCCCCAAAGCTCCAGGTTGATGACAGTTTACCAGCACTGGTGTCTGTAGCCGATGGGAGATGCCTGCCTTATGTTGCCCTGGAAG GCATTGTGCTGCCAGCCAAGGCTGCGCTGTCCAGCCATTACCACGGGGGGATGCAGGGTGTGATCCAGAAGCTGCTTCAGAAAGAGCATCGGCTGATCTGGAACAGCTTGGCACGGAGCTG GACTGAGAGTGAGCGGGTGCTCTCAGAACAGGTCTACACTGTCCCCTTCTTGCTGGCCTCCCCGGATGCTGAGGCAGTGACGCAGGTGAGCGTGGAGAGCCCGCTGCGAGCCGTCTGCCTGCCCCTGGAGATGGTGTACGAGCGCTTccagcagccagcccacggcTTCCGCGACCTGCTGGGCCACTACCTGAGTGGGGAGAAACCCAAAGGCATTCTCGAGACAGAGGAGATGCTGCGGGTGGGGGCCGGGCTGACAGGCATCGGGGAGCTGGCCCTGCACCCTGACGGCTCCCTGCACCTCCAGCCACCAGCGCGGGAGGGCGAGTATTTCTTGTGCCTGGGGGACTGGCAGATGGTGCTGGCCGAGCTGGAGTCAGCCAGAGGTTTTTGGAAGGGGGCAGCTATGTTGTGTGCCATGGTGGGGCTGGCTGTCCTCCTGCACACCCTGTGCCGTGCCATCCGCCACAAGCATCAGGACAAGGAGCCAGAGGTGGAGGAGGACAGCGATGAGGGGCTGGAGGACTCCTGTGTAGTTTGCCTTTCCCGGCCCCGTGAGTGCGTCCTCTTGGGCTGTGGtcacatctgctgctgcttccgCTGCTTCCAGGCTTTGCCCACTCGTCTCTGCCCCATCTGCCGGGGACCCATTGACCGCGTTGTGCCCCTGTACCAGGCCTGA
- the PSMD2 gene encoding LOW QUALITY PROTEIN: 26S proteasome non-ATPase regulatory subunit 2 (The sequence of the model RefSeq protein was modified relative to this genomic sequence to represent the inferred CDS: inserted 1 base in 1 codon) encodes MLVERLGEKDTSLYRPALEELRRQIRSSTTSMTSVPKPLKFLRPHYGKLKEIYENMAPGENKRFAADIISVLAMTMSGERECLKYRLVGSQEELASWGHEYVRHLAGEVAKEWQEIDEADKAQRDTLLTLVKEIXPYNMAHNAEHEACDLLMEIEQMDMLEKYIDDNAYSKVCLYLTSCVSYVPEPENSALLRCALGIFRKFNRYPEALRLALMLNDVELVEDIFTSCKDVVVQKQMAFMLGRHGVFLELNEDVEEYEDLTEIMSNVQLNSNFLALARELDIMEPKVPDDIYKTHLENNRFGGSGSQVDSARMNLASSFVNGFVNAAFGQDKLLTDDGNKWLYKNKDHGMLSAAASLGTILLWDVDGGLTQIDKYLYSSEDYIKSGALLACGIVNSGVRNECDPALALLSDYVLHNSNTMRIGAIFGLGLAYAGSNREDVLTLLLPVMGDSKSSMEVAGVTALACGMISVGSCNGDVTSTILQTIMEKSETELKDTYARWLPLGLGLNHLGKGEAIEAILAALEVVSEPFRSFANTLVDICAYAGSGNVLKVQQLLHICSEHFDSKEKEEDKDKKDKKEKEKKESSADMGAHQGVAVLGIALIAMGEEIGAEMALRTFGHLLRYGEPTLRRAVPLALALISVSNPRLNILDTLSKFSHDADPEVSYNSIFAMGMVGSGTNNARLAAMLRQLAQYHAKDPNNLFMVRLAQGLTHLGKGTLTLCPYHSDRQLMSQVAVAGLLTVLVSFLDVRNIILGKSHYVLYGLVAAMQPRMLVTFDEELRPLPVSVRVGQAVDVVGQAGKPKTITGFQTHTTPVLLAHGERAELATEEHVPVTPILEGFVILRKNPNYDV; translated from the exons ATGCTGGTGGAGCGCCTCGGG GAGAAAGACACATCTCTCTACCGCCCGGCACTGGAGGAGCTGCGCAGGCAGATCCGTTCCTCCACCACCTCTATGACCTCTGTCCCTAAGCCCCTCAAGTTCCTCCGACCACACTATGGCAAGCTGAAGGAGATCTATGAGAACATGGCTCCTGGGGAGAACAAG CGCTTTGCAGCAGACATAATTTCTGTCCTGGCTATGACCATGAGTGGGGAGCGTGAGTGTCTGAAGTACCGCCTAGTGGGCTCTCAGGAGGAGCTAGCATCGTGGGGGCATGAATATGTCAG GCACCTGGCAGGGGAGGTAGCCAAGGAGTGGCAGGAGATTGATGAAGCTGACAAGGCGCAGAGGGACACACTCCTCACCCTGGTCAAGGAGA GCCCTTACAACATGGCTCACAATGCAGAGCACGAGGCTTGTGACCTGCTCATGGAGATCGAGCAGATGGACATGCTGGAGAAGTACATCGATGACAACGCCTATTCGAAAGTGTGCCTCTACCTGACCAG CTGCGTAAGCTATGTCCCAGAGCCTGAGAACTCTGCTCTCCTACGCTGTGCTCTGGGCATTTTCCGCAAGTTCAACCGTTACCCTGAAGCCCTGCGCCTGGCTCTGATGCTCAACGACGTGGAGCTGGTGGAGGACATCTTCACCTCCTGCAAAGATGT AGTTGTCCAGAAGCAGATGGCCTTTATGCTGGGCCGCCATGGGGTCTTCCTGGAGCTGAATGAAGATGTGGAGGAGTACGAGGACCTGACTGAGATCATGTCCAACGTCCAGCTCAACAGCAACTTCCTGGCCTTGGCCAGAGAG CTGGACATCATGGAGCCTAAAGTACCAGATGATATTTACAAAACCCACCTGGAAAATAATC GGTTTGGGGGCAGTGGTTCCCAAGTGGACTCAGCCCGGATGAATTTGGCCTCCTCCTTTGTGAATGGCTTTGTGAATGCTGCATTTGGCCAAGACAAGCTGCTGACGGATGACGGCAATAAATGGTTGTACAAGAACAAGGACCATG GGATGTTGAGTGCTGCAGCTTCATTGGGCACTATACTGCTGTGGGATGTGGATGGGGGCCTCACACAGATCGACAAATACCTCTATTCCTCAGAAGATTACATTAAG TCGGGTGCTCTCCTGGCCTGTGGCATCGTCAACTCAGGAGTGAGGAATGAGTGTGACCCTGCCCTGGCCCTGCTATCTGACTACGTCCTCCACAACAGCAACACCATGCGGATCGGAGCCATTTTTGG GCTGGGGCTGGCCTACGCGGGCTCCAACCGTGAGGATGTACTGACTTTGCTGCTGCCAGTGATGGGCGACTCCAAGTCCAGTATGGAG GTGGCTGGTGTGACCGCCCTGGCCTGTGGCATGATATCCGTGGGCTCTTGCAATGGAGATGTCACCTCCACCATCCTCCAGACCATCATGGAGAAGTCAGAGACGGAGCTGAAGGACACTTATGCCCGGTGGCTGCCGCTTGGCCTGGGCTTGAACCACTTGG GCAAGGGAGAGGCCATCGAGGCCATCCTGGCAGCACTGGAGGTGGTGTCGGAGCCGTTCCGCAGCTTTGCCAACACATTGGTGGACATCTGTGCCTATGCTG GTTCAGGGAATGTCCTGAAGGTACAGCAGCTTCTGCACATCTGCAGTGAGCACTTTGACTccaaggagaaagaggaggacaaggacaagaaggacaaaaaggagaaagagaagaaagaaagttcAGCTGACATGGGGGCACACCAG GGTGTAGCAGTGTTGGGCATTGCACTTATTGCCATGGGTGAGGAGATTGGCGCCGAAATGGCCCTGCGCACGTTTGGTCACCTG CTGCGGTATGGGGAGCCCACCCTACGCCGTGCTGTGCCCCTGGCCCTGGCGCTCATCTCTGTCTCTAACCCCCGACTCAACATCCTCgacaccctcagcaagttctCCCATGATGCTGACCCCGAAGTCTCCTACAACTCCATCTTTGCCATGGGCATGGTGGGCAGTG GTACCAACAACGCCCGGCTGGCTGCTATGCTGCGGCAGCTCGCCCAGTACCACGCCAAGGACCCCAACAACCTCTTCATGGTGCGGTTAGCCCAG GGCCTGACCCACTTGGGCAAGGGGACGCTCACCCTGTGCCCCTACCACAGTGATCGCCAGCTCATGAGCCAGGTGGCTGTAGCTGGACTGTTGACCGTCCTCGTGTCCTTCCTGGATGTGCGCAACA TTATACTGGGCAAGTCCCACTACGTCCTCTATGGACTGGTTGCGGCCATGCAGCCCCGCATGTTGGTCACCTTTGATGAGGAGCTGCGCCCTCTGCCCGTGTCAGTCCGGGTCGGACAG GCTGTGGATGTGGTGGGCCAAGCAGGCAAGCCCAAAACCATCACTGGCTTCCAAACCCATACcacacctgtgctgctggcacacgGTGAGCGGGCAGAGCTGGCCACCGAAGAGCATGTGCCCGTGACACCCATCTTGGAGGGATTCGTTATCCTGCGCAAGAACCCCAACTATGATGTTTGA